The following DNA comes from Camelina sativa cultivar DH55 chromosome 14, Cs, whole genome shotgun sequence.
GTTGCATTGCCATCAGGGAGAGTCAAAGCTAACTAATCTGGACATTTTGTCCAAGTGAGTGATGTGTCAAGTGAGAGAGATGTGTTGTCTCACGGACGGACATGCGTCCATTATGTCAGCAAAACCATCCATTTTTCGGACATGCACCATTCTTTATGTCGTCCCACCGCCTCCTCTCCTTTATAGCAATATAATCCATTATTTCACTTCAACGCTTATTTATCTCTCTCAGTTCTCAACCAAAATTTAGTGTCTTTGGTTTTGTTAGCTTTCGTCTACCTCTTTTAGAGTCCAGAGAGTCGAAAGAAAAAGGTGTCACTTATATGATTAACCTACtaaacaaatcatataaataaataaaccttTTAATTTTCAGGCGAGCAGAGAGATTATACCAAATATGAGTCCAAGTTTTGATTGCATGGATCTAGAGGCATTAACATCGAACGCGAAGCAAATACAAGACGATGTATTGAAGCAGATACTCACACTTAACGCCAACACTGAATATCTCCAACGTTACCTCCATGGAAGTTCTGATAAAGAGCATTTTAAAAAGAACGTGCCAGTAATTACCTATGAAGATGTTAGCCCTTATATCGAACGTGTTGCCAACGGAGAACCTTCAAATGTCATTACAGGCAACTCCATCACTGGATTTTTCCTAAGGTAAATGTCTATTTTTGATTACGTGGCGATGAAGCTATTATACATTTTTCCTCTAATGGTTGTGGATCATGTAGTTCCGGAACATCAGGAGGAAAACATAAGATATTTCCTATGAACAATATCTTCTTTGAGAACCTATTGCTATACAAAGCTCTTTCGTCCCCCTTTGTATCCAAGTAAgtaattttcaatattttttcttttatccttttgGACGTCGCGAACAAtccttaattaaacaaaccataAATTATAGTAATTGGCTAAACTGTACGTCGAAATCATAAATATTTCGAGACTTTGGGAATGAGAGTTTTATTGCTACCAAAGACGTTTACACGACTAGCTAAAACCGACTTTATAGTTGGTGTGATTATATCTCTCTGGCTTAGAGACTTACAAAATAATACTGTATACTCCAGAGAGATAGAAACAAactatcaattatatataaattttaaggTTTAAGAAAAAGTGTCATTTGTGACTTTccaacaaaaattttacaaacaaactatcaattatatataaccctacacttttacatttttcttataTGTGAAGAATTGTAGAATAACACTCTCTAGAGGTATACATATTCATATTTATGGCTTAGACACTCACAAAAGGTtttgacctaaaaaaaaaaaaaagacattcacaaaaagaaaatgttcaCCCGCCAAACACTGCCACTAGATGATGTCCATCTCATTATTcccatataatattttacatatgtaaCAACTCCATCACCATTTATTGTCATCCTTGATTATGATTTGTAGGTATATGGATGGGGCCAAGCGAGAAAAGGAGATGATGTTTGGTTTCACTAGACCATTATCCAAAACTCCTTCTGGTCTGCCAGTTTCTGGGGGTGTTTCGAGTTTTTTACAGAGCGATTATTTCAAGAACCAACCATCAGAGCTGTATTCAAGCCCCATTGATGTCACATTATGCCCAGACAACATACATAGTATGTATTGTCATCTTCTCTGTGGACTCGTCCAGAGAAACGAAATAACAAGTATGAGTGCTTACTTTGTTTCTATCTTGGTACGTGCCATCAATTTTCTTGAAACTCACTGGAGAGAGCTGTGTAGTAATACACGATATGGTCATGTTAGCGAGTGGATTACAGACCAAAAATGCAGGGACTCTGTGACTATCATCCTTGGAGGGCCTAATCCTGAATTAGCAAATTTTATTGAGTACGAATGCAACAAAAAATCATGGCAAGGAATAATCCGACGGCTTTGGCCCAAAGTCAAATTTA
Coding sequences within:
- the LOC104741922 gene encoding 4-substituted benzoates-glutamate ligase GH3.12-like; translation: MSPSFDCMDLEALTSNAKQIQDDVLKQILTLNANTEYLQRYLHGSSDKEHFKKNVPVITYEDVSPYIERVANGEPSNVITGNSITGFFLSSGTSGGKHKIFPMNNIFFENLLLYKALSSPFVSKYMDGAKREKEMMFGFTRPLSKTPSGLPVSGGVSSFLQSDYFKNQPSELYSSPIDVTLCPDNIHSMYCHLLCGLVQRNEITSMSAYFVSILVRAINFLETHWRELCSNTRYGHVSEWITDQKCRDSVTIILGGPNPELANFIEYECNKKSWQGIIRRLWPKVKFIDCVVTGSMTQYIPTLDFYSNKLPIYSVLYASSESIFGINVDPSSKLEDVSYTCLPNMSYFEFKQIDEENKDDIVDLVNVKLGCYYELLVTNYFGLHRYNIGDILQVTGFYNSTPQFRFIRRKETVLSIQTEITIEEHILKALYHATLVLESSNLMLMGNTCYEDISTNPGHYVFYWELNNKNIDGVELDNKVLVKCCCVMEESLSPLYKTFRSKDGSIGALEIRVVQQGTFDSLMDFFVSKGSSISQYKTPLCIKSSEALTVLEDKVLGRFFSDKCPPL